The following proteins are co-located in the Malus sylvestris chromosome 13, drMalSylv7.2, whole genome shotgun sequence genome:
- the LOC126596622 gene encoding S-protein homolog 21-like produces MKTLTIILLLCVLAFFVICMSIEPHNFYGTEYNVRVINGFTNNSSLPLVIWCASQHSDLGGRALQEHEDFSWSLKTNLWGTTDRFKCTMKWDRIRRSFEAFKAPRDFQRCGPFRKCSWLVREDGFYFSNDEVSWKKDFSWL; encoded by the coding sequence ATGAAGACCCTCACTATCATTCTGCTTCTTTGTGTTCTTGCATTCTTCGTAATCTGCATGTCAATAGAACCCCATAACTTCTACGGTACCGAATACAACGTTCGAGTCATCAACGGCTTCACGAACAACTCGTCCCTGCCGTTGGTGATTTGGTGTGCATCACAGCACAGTGATCTTGGTGGACGTGCACTTCAGGAGCATGAAGATTTTAGCTGGAGCCTGAAGACCAATCTCTGGGGCACTACTGACCGTTTCAAATGTACCATGAAATGGGACCGAATAAGGAGGAGTTTTGAGGCGTTTAAGGCCCCGAGGGATTTTCAGAGGTGCGGTCCTTTTAGGAAGTGTTCTTGGTTAGTCAGAGAAGACGGGTTTTATTTCAGCAATGATGAAGTAAGTTGGAAAAAAGATTTTTCATGGTTGTAA